The sequence below is a genomic window from Salinispira pacifica.
TCACATCTACCTCATTGATGAGCTGGCGCTTTTTAACTATAACTGTATCACAGTCTAATCATAAAGAAAAAGGCGGGAATCATTGTTTGGTAACAGCAGCCTGTTGAAAGGCCTGATAGTTTTTGAAGGACTCGACGGTGCGGGCACCACCACTCAGCTTCGAAGTCTTGAAGCACGGCTTGAAGCCCTGAAACGTCCATATTACATCACATTTGAACCCACCGACGGAGCTGTCGGACAGGTGATCCGAACTGTCCTTGGAGGGAAGGAAGCTTTTCAGCGGGAAACTCTTGCCCGCCTTTTTTCCGCAGACCGGTATGAACACCTTCATGGAAACGACGGAATGATTGCACATCTGGATCGGGGTGATCTGGTAATAACAGACCGCTATCTGTTCTCATCTCTGGCCTACCAGGGCCTGGACCTGGGCATGGAAAAAGTCTGGGAATTCAACCGGGACTTTCCTCTGCCGGAGATTCTGTTATTCTTTGATATCCCCCCGGAAGACGGGGAGCGCCGCTATTCCCGAAGAGACAGTCTTGAAATTTATGAAAAACTCAGTACCCAGCATGCGGTCCGGGATAATTACATGGAAATTCTTGACCACTTGAAGCAAAGCGACTGTGAAGTGATTATTATCGATTCCACCAAGAGCATAGATAAAATTTCAGATCAGGTATGGAGTATTGTATCCCGCCATCCGATAGTTACTATGTGAAGAACCGTAAATTTCTACTTCTTTTCATACTTCTCCTTGCCTTTGTGCCCGGAAGAACCGGTTCCCGGCTTCATGCCTACCGGCTGATCTACCGCGAACAGCTCTACGAACTCCATCACCGGCAGCTTTATAACTATCCGTTGGATATCGCCGAGAACATTCACTGGCTTGAAACGGCTCTTCGGGCTGATTTCGCAAATCCCCTGAATGCCCTGGCCAGAATTGAGAGCGACCGGGAATGGGATAAATACCGTCCGCTGTTTACCATGCATTTGAACCTGAAGCTCACCGAGCTCTATCTGCTGTGGGCAACCGGCTATTACAAATTCGATGCGTATTTTTATAATTATCCATGGAAAGAACAGAACCTTGAAAGCCTGGAAAAATCCGAAACCCTACTGACCTATGCACTTGTCTATTGGGATGAGGCCAGAAAATATGCCGCCGAAGCCGGGGAGTTTCAATGGCTCTACCTGGAGGAAGTCCAGTTCTGGGAAGATGAGCTTTACAGAATTCAGCAGGGGGAGCTGGACTATAGACGAATTATCAATAAGCATCTGGATCGTCTCAGGGAAGTCCGCTCGGAATTTGAAGCCATGGATTCCTCAACATACTGAAAAAAATACCGGCCCGGCTGCTCACCCCGCCCTATGCGGGACCCGATGCAAAGCTCCAACCGCGGAGTGTCGGCTGACCAGGCGCAGCTGCACATACAGGACCCGATGCGGGGCTCCAACCGGCAGGTCGCCGCAGCTATCGTATCAGCATTGCGTCTCCATAACTGAAAAACCGGTATTTTTCGTCAACTGCTTCCCGGTACACCCGGAGAATTTCATCCTTTCCGGCGAATGCGCTTACCAGCATCAATAGCGTTGACTCCGGGGTGTGAAAATTGGTCATCAGCATGTCCACAACCTGAAACTTGTATCCGGGATAAATAAAAATATCCGTGCTGTTTCTGCCTGCCGGAAGTTTCATTTGTTCTGCATTCCATGCCGATTCCAATGTCCGAACCGAGGTTGTGCCTACAGCAAGCACCGGAGCACCGGCCTGCTTATGGCGGGTGATCAGTTCGGCGCTTTCCTGTGATACTTCGTACTCTTCACTGTGCATGTTATGATCGAGGATACTTTCGCTTCGAACCGGTAAAAAGGTTCCCAGTCCCACATGCAGAGTGATTTCACAGCGGCGGATGCCCCGTGCATCCAGCGCTTCAAGAATTGATTGAGTAATATGGAGCCCCGCTGTGGGCGCTGCAACAGAGCCTTCCCGGGATGCATACACTGTCTGGTATCGTCGGTCATCGCTGCTGTCGTCTTCCCGTTCGATGTACGGCGGGAGAGGAACGTGTCCCTCCCGGCTGAAGTAGCTCTCATCAATCTGCCGATCCAGACGGATAATTCTGAGACTTTCTTCGGTGGCGATAATTTCGCCCTTGAGATCAGCCGGGAACTC
It includes:
- the tmk gene encoding dTMP kinase, whose translation is MFGNSSLLKGLIVFEGLDGAGTTTQLRSLEARLEALKRPYYITFEPTDGAVGQVIRTVLGGKEAFQRETLARLFSADRYEHLHGNDGMIAHLDRGDLVITDRYLFSSLAYQGLDLGMEKVWEFNRDFPLPEILLFFDIPPEDGERRYSRRDSLEIYEKLSTQHAVRDNYMEILDHLKQSDCEVIIIDSTKSIDKISDQVWSIVSRHPIVTM
- the queA gene encoding tRNA preQ1(34) S-adenosylmethionine ribosyltransferase-isomerase QueA codes for the protein MKTKDFYFDLPEELVAQHPSETRGGSRLLVYDRKNEYRSQNTSHGAEDRVTHDMVSRLADHIPRDTLMVFNNTRVRKARVYATSDTGSRVEFLFLAPMISGNPEGSTAHIGTGFSSLPQDQPSDTWQVMVSKTKRQKPGRSYEFPADLKGEIIATEESLRIIRLDRQIDESYFSREGHVPLPPYIEREDDSSDDRRYQTVYASREGSVAAPTAGLHITQSILEALDARGIRRCEITLHVGLGTFLPVRSESILDHNMHSEEYEVSQESAELITRHKQAGAPVLAVGTTSVRTLESAWNAEQMKLPAGRNSTDIFIYPGYKFQVVDMLMTNFHTPESTLLMLVSAFAGKDEILRVYREAVDEKYRFFSYGDAMLIR